A section of the Acomys russatus chromosome 10, mAcoRus1.1, whole genome shotgun sequence genome encodes:
- the LOC127194577 gene encoding phosphatidylcholine translocator ABCB4 isoform X17, translating into MFFQAIATFFAGFIVGFLRGWKLTLVIMAISPILGLSAAVWAKILSTFSDKELAAYAKAGAVAEEALGAIRTVIAFGGQNKELERYQKHLENAKKIGIKKAISANMSMGIAFLLIYASYALAFWYGSTLVISKEYTIGNAMTVFFSILIGAFSVGQAAPCIDAFANARGAAYVIFDIIDNNPKIDSFSERGHKPDSIKGNVEFSDVHFSYPSRANIKILKGLNLTVQSGQTVALVGNSGCGKSTTVQLLQRLYDPTEGTISIDGKDIRTFNVRYLREIIGVVSQEPVLFSTTIAENIRYGRGDVTMDEIKKAVKEANAYEFIMKLPQKFDTLVGDRGAQLSGGQKQRIAIARALVRNPKILLLDEATSALDTESEAEVQAALDKAREGRTTIVIAHRLSTVRNADVIAGFEDGVIVEQGSHSELMKKEGVYFKLVNMQTSGSQILSEEFEVELNEEKAAGGMAPNGWKSRIFRNSTKKSLKSSRAHQNRLNVEANELDANVPPVSFLKVLKLNKTEWPYFVVGTVCAIANGALQPAFSIILSEMIAVFGPGDDAVKQQKCNRFSLLLLGLGVLSFFTFFLQVSSDDCPSSL; encoded by the exons ATGTTCTTTCAAGCAATAGCCACGTTTTTTGCAGGCTTCATAGTGGGGTTCCTCAGAGGATGGAAGCTCACCCTCGTCATCATGGCCATCAGCCCCATCCTGGGGCTCTCCGCAGCTGTTTGGGCAAAG ATACTCTCAACATTTAGTGACAAAGAACTAGCTGCCTACGCAAAAGCAGGGGCTGTGGCAGAAGAGGCCCTGGGAGCCATCAGGACCGTGATAGCTTTTGGGGGCCAGAACAAAGAGCTAGAAAG GTATcagaaacatttagaaaatgccaaaaaaatTGGAATCAAAAAGGCTATCTCGGCAAACATGTCCATGGGCATTGCCTTCCTGTTAATATACGCATCCTATGCACTGGCCTTCTGGTATGGATCCACTCTGGTTATATCAAAAGAATATACTATTGGGAATGCAATGACA GTCTTCTTCTCAATCCTCATTGGGGCTTTCAGTGTGGGGCAGGCTGCCCCCTGTATTGATGCCTTTGCCAATGCGAGAGGAGCAGCTTATGTGATCTTTGACATTATTGATAAT aatcCTAAAATTgacagtttttcagagagaggacaCAAACCAGACAGCATCAAAGGAAATGTGGAGTTCAGTGACGTTCACTTCTCCTATCCGTCTCGGGCTAATATCAAG ATCTTGAAGGGCCTCAACCTGACGGTGCAGAGCGGACAGACGGTGGCCCTGGTTGGCAACAGTGGCTGTGGGAAAAGCACCACGGTGCAGCTACTGCAGAGGCTCTACGACCCCACAGAGGGTACG attagCATTGATGGGAAGGACATCCGGACCTTTAATGTTAGGTATCTGCGGGAAATCATTGGTGTGGTGAGTCAGGAGCCAGTGCTGTTTTCAACCACAATTGCTGAAAATATCCGCTATGGCCGTGGGGATGTAACCATGGATGAGATAAAGAAAGCTGTCAAAGAAGCCAATGCGTATGAGTTCATCATGAAGCTACCACAG AAATTTGACACCCTGGTTGGTGACAGAGGGGCTCAGCTGAGTGGAGGGCAGAAACAAAGAATCGCCATTGCTCGCGCACTGGTCCGCAACCCCAAGATCCTCCTGCTGGACGAGGCCACCTCAGCCTTGGACACTGAAAGTGAAGCTGAGGTGCAGGCTGCTTTGGATAAG GCCAGAGAAGGACGAACCACCATTGTGATAGCTCACAGATTGTCTACAGTCCGAAACGCAGATGTCATCGCTGGGTTTGAGGATGGAGTCATTGTGGAGCAAGGGAGCCACAGTGAGCTAATGAAGAAGGAAGGAGTCTACTTCAAACTTGTTAATATGCAG ACATCAGGAAGCCAGATCCTGTCCGAAGAATTTGAAGTTGaactaaatgaagaaaaggcTGCTGGAGGCATGGCCCCAAATGGCTGGAAATCACGCATATTTAGGAATTCTACAAAGAAAAGTCTTAAGAGTTCAAGAGCACATCAGAACAGGCTCAATGTCGAAGCCAATGAGCTT GATGCAAATGTGCCACCGGTGTCTTTTCTGAAGGTCTTAAAACTGAATAAAACAGAGTGGCCCTACTTTGTGGTGGGAACAGTATGTGCCATTGCCAATGGGGCTCTCCAGCCGGCATTCTCCATCATCCTGTCAGAGATGATAGCT
- the LOC127194577 gene encoding phosphatidylcholine translocator ABCB4 isoform X18 yields MAISPILGLSAAVWAKILSTFSDKELAAYAKAGAVAEEALGAIRTVIAFGGQNKELERYQKHLENAKKIGIKKAISANMSMGIAFLLIYASYALAFWYGSTLVISKEYTIGNAMTVFFSILIGAFSVGQAAPCIDAFANARGAAYVIFDIIDNNPKIDSFSERGHKPDSIKGNVEFSDVHFSYPSRANIKILKGLNLTVQSGQTVALVGNSGCGKSTTVQLLQRLYDPTEGTISIDGKDIRTFNVRYLREIIGVVSQEPVLFSTTIAENIRYGRGDVTMDEIKKAVKEANAYEFIMKLPQKFDTLVGDRGAQLSGGQKQRIAIARALVRNPKILLLDEATSALDTESEAEVQAALDKAREGRTTIVIAHRLSTVRNADVIAGFEDGVIVEQGSHSELMKKEGVYFKLVNMQTSGSQILSEEFEVELNEEKAAGGMAPNGWKSRIFRNSTKKSLKSSRAHQNRLNVEANELDANVPPVSFLKVLKLNKTEWPYFVVGTVCAIANGALQPAFSIILSEMIAVFGPGDDAVKQQKCNRFSLLLLGLGVLSFFTFFLQVSSDDCPSSL; encoded by the exons ATGGCCATCAGCCCCATCCTGGGGCTCTCCGCAGCTGTTTGGGCAAAG ATACTCTCAACATTTAGTGACAAAGAACTAGCTGCCTACGCAAAAGCAGGGGCTGTGGCAGAAGAGGCCCTGGGAGCCATCAGGACCGTGATAGCTTTTGGGGGCCAGAACAAAGAGCTAGAAAG GTATcagaaacatttagaaaatgccaaaaaaatTGGAATCAAAAAGGCTATCTCGGCAAACATGTCCATGGGCATTGCCTTCCTGTTAATATACGCATCCTATGCACTGGCCTTCTGGTATGGATCCACTCTGGTTATATCAAAAGAATATACTATTGGGAATGCAATGACA GTCTTCTTCTCAATCCTCATTGGGGCTTTCAGTGTGGGGCAGGCTGCCCCCTGTATTGATGCCTTTGCCAATGCGAGAGGAGCAGCTTATGTGATCTTTGACATTATTGATAAT aatcCTAAAATTgacagtttttcagagagaggacaCAAACCAGACAGCATCAAAGGAAATGTGGAGTTCAGTGACGTTCACTTCTCCTATCCGTCTCGGGCTAATATCAAG ATCTTGAAGGGCCTCAACCTGACGGTGCAGAGCGGACAGACGGTGGCCCTGGTTGGCAACAGTGGCTGTGGGAAAAGCACCACGGTGCAGCTACTGCAGAGGCTCTACGACCCCACAGAGGGTACG attagCATTGATGGGAAGGACATCCGGACCTTTAATGTTAGGTATCTGCGGGAAATCATTGGTGTGGTGAGTCAGGAGCCAGTGCTGTTTTCAACCACAATTGCTGAAAATATCCGCTATGGCCGTGGGGATGTAACCATGGATGAGATAAAGAAAGCTGTCAAAGAAGCCAATGCGTATGAGTTCATCATGAAGCTACCACAG AAATTTGACACCCTGGTTGGTGACAGAGGGGCTCAGCTGAGTGGAGGGCAGAAACAAAGAATCGCCATTGCTCGCGCACTGGTCCGCAACCCCAAGATCCTCCTGCTGGACGAGGCCACCTCAGCCTTGGACACTGAAAGTGAAGCTGAGGTGCAGGCTGCTTTGGATAAG GCCAGAGAAGGACGAACCACCATTGTGATAGCTCACAGATTGTCTACAGTCCGAAACGCAGATGTCATCGCTGGGTTTGAGGATGGAGTCATTGTGGAGCAAGGGAGCCACAGTGAGCTAATGAAGAAGGAAGGAGTCTACTTCAAACTTGTTAATATGCAG ACATCAGGAAGCCAGATCCTGTCCGAAGAATTTGAAGTTGaactaaatgaagaaaaggcTGCTGGAGGCATGGCCCCAAATGGCTGGAAATCACGCATATTTAGGAATTCTACAAAGAAAAGTCTTAAGAGTTCAAGAGCACATCAGAACAGGCTCAATGTCGAAGCCAATGAGCTT GATGCAAATGTGCCACCGGTGTCTTTTCTGAAGGTCTTAAAACTGAATAAAACAGAGTGGCCCTACTTTGTGGTGGGAACAGTATGTGCCATTGCCAATGGGGCTCTCCAGCCGGCATTCTCCATCATCCTGTCAGAGATGATAGCT